The Synechococcus sp. CC9605 sequence AAGCGGTGGCTGATTTTCTGCTGGCGCAGCTGGAGATCGGCGTACGCCCCCATGAGCTGAAGCCGGCGCTGACGATGATCCGCCAATGCCAGGCCTGGATGAGCGGCAGGCCTGGTGGAAAGACTTCAATGGCTGATCTGCTGAAGGCCGTGGAGCGGCAGCTGAAGGAACAGGAGAAGGCTGCAGAAGACGAATGGGCGAAGCGCCGCGCAGCGATCGTGGCCAGGGATGAAGAACGCCGGCGCGGGCCGGTACGGGTGCAGCTCTAGCGACAGATCCGCAAGCCAGCGGCGCCGGAACCGGAGTTCAAGCCCCGGCGGCTAACGACCGCGGAGCGGATGGATCGCGCATGGAGAAAACGCCGTTATTTGACCGTCGCGTCATGAGCATGAGATCAAGATTGACCCCTGAGGAATTGCAGCTGTCCGGGGATCCCCCAGCAGAGGTGGGAGCGGGGGCTCTCCCCTCTCAGCCGGTACCGGTAGCAGGCCTCGGCGGGGGCACTACCGAGGCCACCCCAATGGAGCTGGAGCTCAGAGGCACGGCGTGGCAGCTGGTGGCCGGCACTGATCACCACGAGCACGGCGAGGTCGAGAGCCTCGAGCATCTGCAGCACCTGCTGGAGACCAGCCCGGAGGTGGCGGGCTCGATGTTGCTGGGGTCGATCGTGAGGCTGCGGGCGGCGCTGAAGCAGATCCCGCGGGATGCCGATGCCGATCACCCGATCTTCATCACTGCCACCGATGCGGTGCTGCTGAGCCGATCCGTGATGCGCGGGCTGCGATGACGCGATCAATCGCATCTCATCCGCCAAGTTCCGTGTTGCTCGACCTTGATCCTGTCCCCCCATTCCAGCTGGGCATTCCCTACGAGTGGTGCGCTGAAAACTGCCAGCGCCAGCAGGGTGATCGAGGCCGGCATCGCCAGTTTCAACCAGTCAGCTTTGGTCATTGGTGTGTGGAGTCAACTGACGACACCGTCGCTGGGGCCCGGGGATCGGCGCGTCCCCCAATCGAGGGATTCCGATGACCGTTGCAACGCTCGAACTGAAGCCGGCCGCGGCGGAGATCCTCCGATCGCCGGCGAAGGTGAAGGTTGTGAATTCGGGGCGCCGGTTCGGCAAGACCCGGATGGCGCTCACCTGGCTTCTGGAGGGGGCGCTGCTCACCTCCGGATCGCGGATGTGGTTCTTGGCGCCCACCAGGGTGCAGGCCAAGCAGATCGCATGGCGTGATCTCAAGGAGATGGTGCCCGGGAGTTGGGCGTCCCAAGTGCGGGAATCGACGCTCACCATCGAGCTGCGGAACGGCAGCCACATCCAGCTCGCCGGCGCGGACTATGCCGACAGCCTCCGCGGGCAGCGGGCGGATCGATTCGCGATCGATGAGTACTGCTACATCCGGGATCTGCAGGAGATGTGGCAGGCGGCGCTGCTGCCGATGCTCGGCACCTCCGACGATGGATCAGTGATCTTCAGTTCCACGCCGGCGGGGGGCGGAACGTTCTCTGCTGAGCTCTGGGAGCGGGCGGAAACAGCAGAGGGATGGGCGCGGTGGAACTTTCCCTCCGTGGCCGGCGGGTGGGTCAAGCCGGAGTACGTCGAGCAGGCCCGCCAGACGATGGATCCGTCGCTCTGGCGCCAGGAGTTCTTCGGGTCGATTGAAAGCCTGCTGGGGGCCGTCTACCCGGCGTTCAACCAACAGAACATCAGCGACACCGTGGATAACGGCGGCCCGCTGCTGGTGGGCTGTGACTTCAACCGCAGCCCCTTCTGCGGCTGCGTGCTGCAGGTCCAGGGCGACGTGGTGGTGGTGCTCGAGGAGATCGTGCTTATTGAGGCCGACACCAGGGAATTCGCCTTGGCGG is a genomic window containing:
- a CDS encoding terminase large subunit domain-containing protein, encoding MTVATLELKPAAAEILRSPAKVKVVNSGRRFGKTRMALTWLLEGALLTSGSRMWFLAPTRVQAKQIAWRDLKEMVPGSWASQVRESTLTIELRNGSHIQLAGADYADSLRGQRADRFAIDEYCYIRDLQEMWQAALLPMLGTSDDGSVIFSSTPAGGGTFSAELWERAETAEGWARWNFPSVAGGWVKPEYVEQARQTMDPSLWRQEFFGSIESLLGAVYPAFNQQNISDTVDNGGPLLVGCDFNRSPFCGCVLQVQGDVVVVLEEIVLIEADTREFALAVRERYPQRMIHCAPDPTGSRKQTSSLGLSDHKILQESGGFKICTPRAPWAIKDKVNATRLMVLDAAGRRRLQVDPSCKRLIRSMKNLEFKPGMAVPDPHSDHGHMCDALGYAALALTKGLTPWRVGSSETIKVW